A region of the Vibrio chagasii genome:
TATTACAACATGAAATTTGTAGCAAAAACGTACCGTTATAGTTAGATTATTGTTAAGATATAGCTAATATAGCTGGCGCTAATATTACTGCTAAAATCAGTATGTTTCAAAAGGTTTATGGAAGAACCCTGCGTTGATTTGTATCAAATTTACTCATGCAAATTAGAGGTTTTTTTGAACAATTATGATTAAAGTCACACCAATTTAGCTTGTCTTAATAACACTGCATGATAGCTGTGACAAAACCTCAGCACACAGTCAACATTGGAGTCACAACACCCATAAAGTAGTAACAAAAGATATGACAACTTATTTCAATCTTTGTTAGTCAAATCAAAGGTGAAATCAAAGTTTTCATTTTTGACGCGCCCTGTTCGAACTTTATAGCGACTCACACAATAGAGTTGTTATTCAGTAAAACGCAAAAAATCCCAGCGCTTATGCAACTGGGATCTTTAAAAATGAATAATTTAGCGATTAGACGGTAGGTCTATCCCAAAGTGTAAATAGGCTCTATCAGTCGCGATTCGGCCCCTTGGTGTTCTTTGTAGATAACCTTGCTGTATTAGATAAGGCTCCAATACATCTTCAATGGTGTCTTTCTCTTCACCAATTGCTGCAGCCATATTGTCGATACCAACTGGGCCGCCACCAAACTTCTCCATAATTGCCAATAGAAGCTTTCTGTCCATATAGTCAAAACCTTTAGCATCAACATCTAACATGTTCAGTGCGCTATCTGCGACCTCAGGGCAAATATGTCCGTCCCCTTTTACTTCCGCATAATCGCGGACGCGGCGCAGTAAACGGTTTGCAATACGTGGTGTACCACGAGCTCGGCGAGCCACTTCCAACGCCCCTTCTGCTTCCATCGAAAGGCCAAGGCAGTCAGCGCTGCGCTGTACGATGTTTTGCAAGTCTTCTACTTTGTAATACTCGAGACGTTGAGTAATACCAAAACGGTCACGCAGTGGAGAGGTCAGTGAACCAGCACGCGTCGTTGCACCAATCAGAGTGAACGGTGGCAAGTCAATCTTGATAGAGCGCGCCGCAGGGCCTTCACCAATCATGATGTCCAACTGGTAATCTTCCATAGCTGGATACAGCACCTCTTCAACCACAGGGCTTAAGCGGTGGATCTCATCAATGAATAGGACATCATTTTCTTCAAGGTTGGTCAGCAGCGCCGCTAAGTCGCCGGCTTTCTCTAACACCGGCCCAGAAGTGGTGCGAATGTTTACATCCATCTCATTGGCAACAATGTTCGCCAATGTGGTTTTACCCAAGCCTGGAGGACCAAATATCAACAGATGATCAAGTGCTTCATTACGCAATTGCGCCGCTTTGATGAAAATCTCCATCTGGTCACGAACGTGGTCCTGACCTTGATAGTCGGCTAACGCCTTTGGTCGTATTGCACGGTCGATAACATCTTCATCTTTAAAGACCGGATTGTCAGGAGCAATGAGGCGATCTGCTTCAATCATAGAGAGTTCCAATTTGAGAGTGTTAACTCTGTTATCTTTAATTCTTGCTTAG
Encoded here:
- the ruvB gene encoding Holliday junction branch migration DNA helicase RuvB, with amino-acid sequence MIEADRLIAPDNPVFKDEDVIDRAIRPKALADYQGQDHVRDQMEIFIKAAQLRNEALDHLLIFGPPGLGKTTLANIVANEMDVNIRTTSGPVLEKAGDLAALLTNLEENDVLFIDEIHRLSPVVEEVLYPAMEDYQLDIMIGEGPAARSIKIDLPPFTLIGATTRAGSLTSPLRDRFGITQRLEYYKVEDLQNIVQRSADCLGLSMEAEGALEVARRARGTPRIANRLLRRVRDYAEVKGDGHICPEVADSALNMLDVDAKGFDYMDRKLLLAIMEKFGGGPVGIDNMAAAIGEEKDTIEDVLEPYLIQQGYLQRTPRGRIATDRAYLHFGIDLPSNR